Proteins co-encoded in one Callospermophilus lateralis isolate mCalLat2 chromosome 2, mCalLat2.hap1, whole genome shotgun sequence genomic window:
- the LOC143391483 gene encoding olfactory receptor 5P4, protein METENNTAVTEFIILGLTDNRTLCAILFVVFLAVYAVTIVGNISIILLIRSSQQLHTPMYLFLSHLAFVDIGYSTSVTPIMLISFLREKTTIPLTGCIAQLGSDVTFGTTECFLLATMAYDRYVAICSLLLYSTQMSPLVCFLLLGASYLGGCMNASSFTGCLMNLSFCGPNKINHFFCDLFPLLKLSCGHVYIAEISPAISSASVLISTLFTIIVSYIYILHSIVKMRSTEGRNKAFSTCTSHLTAVTLFYGTVLFVYVMPKSSYSADQVKVASVIYTVVIPMLNPLIYSLRNKEVKEAMRKLMARTHWFS, encoded by the coding sequence atgGAGACTGAAAACAATACGGCAGTGACAGAGTTCATCATTTTGGGATTAACAGACAATCGCACACTATGTGCCATCCTCTTTGTGGTTTTCCTAGCAGTGTATGCAGTGACCATAGTGGGGAATATCAGCATAATCCTGTTAATCCGAAGCAGCCAGCAGCTTCACACCCCAATGTACCTCTTCCTCAGTCATTTGGCCTTTGTGGACATAGGATATTCCACATCAGTTACACCAATAATGCTCATCAGTTTCTTAAGAGAAAAAACTACTATCCCTCTCACAGGCTGCATAGCCCAGCTCGGCTCAGATGTCACTTTTGGGACAACAGAGTGCTTTCTTCTGGCCACCATGGCCTATGACCGATATGtagccatctgttctctcctgctCTACTCCACCCAGATGTCCCCACTGGTCTGCTTCCTTCTGTTGGGGGCATCCTACCTGGGTGGTTGCATGAATGCATCATCATTTACAGGCTGTTTGATGAACCTGTCCTTCTGTGGCCCAAATAAAATCAACCACTTTTTCTGTGACCTCTTCCCACTCCTGAAGCTTTCTTGTGGCCATGTTTACATCGCTGAGATTTCTCCTGCCATCTCTTCTGCCTCTGTTCTGATAAGCACATTGTTTACCATAATTGTGTCCTACATATACATCCTCCACTCCATCGTGAAGATGCGCTCCACCGAGGGAAGGAACAAGGCTTTCTCTACCTGCACTTCTCATCTCACCGCAGTCACTCTGTTTTATGGGACAGTTTTGTTTGTGTATGTAATGCCCAAGTCAAGCTATTCAGCTGATCAGGTCAAAGTGGCCTCTGTGATCTACACAGTGGTGATCCCCATGTTGAACCCTCTCATCTATAGTCTGAGGAACAAGGAAGTGAAAGAGGCCATGAGAAAATTGATGGCTAGAACACATTGGTTTTCTTGA